A window of the Bacteroides thetaiotaomicron VPI-5482 genome harbors these coding sequences:
- a CDS encoding DUF6562 domain-containing protein — protein sequence MSHETNLLSGIAEVNVTEDGISPVTVFLQRGVFTLSTLRLQLTLPAPKLPDYTPEKSKTRAAGTANTIRCVAELCKAGTDIVVLHKAVTPVPQADGTYLVELELAEGSYDLRLWTDYARADNPLADTFYHTESLKAVTIVTKPYTANTDAKDAAYYNKSDITLSKEGATMNVQLQRPLAKYRLIAKDVENYRKLMEAKPDIYPPLKNLTVKVLYEGYFPSGFNVSTGKPNDAVGGISYSQVSLHYNDVDNEVLLGGDWVLVNGTESLVNVTVTVTDNLGNTLCRASGVKINYRNSHLTTVYGNFLTAGINKGGIDINTEWSGIYNVWF from the coding sequence ATGAGCCACGAGACCAACCTGCTTTCGGGCATAGCGGAGGTGAATGTGACGGAGGACGGCATCAGCCCTGTCACCGTCTTCCTGCAGCGGGGTGTTTTCACGCTGTCCACGCTCCGTCTGCAGCTCACGCTGCCCGCCCCGAAACTGCCGGATTACACACCAGAGAAGAGCAAGACTCGTGCCGCCGGAACCGCCAATACAATAAGGTGTGTGGCAGAACTCTGCAAGGCAGGCACGGACATCGTGGTGCTTCACAAAGCCGTGACACCCGTCCCGCAAGCTGACGGCACATATCTCGTGGAGCTTGAATTGGCAGAAGGCTCTTACGACCTGCGCCTGTGGACGGACTATGCCCGCGCTGACAATCCGCTTGCCGACACATTTTATCATACGGAAAGCCTGAAAGCAGTGACCATCGTCACGAAGCCATACACGGCGAACACCGATGCCAAGGATGCGGCGTACTATAACAAAAGTGACATCACGTTGTCCAAAGAGGGCGCAACAATGAATGTGCAACTCCAACGCCCATTGGCAAAGTACCGCCTCATAGCCAAAGACGTAGAAAACTACCGCAAGCTGATGGAAGCGAAGCCAGATATATACCCCCCGTTGAAGAATCTGACGGTAAAGGTTCTGTATGAGGGATATTTCCCCTCTGGATTTAATGTTTCTACAGGAAAACCAAATGATGCCGTAGGTGGTATAAGTTACTCGCAGGTATCACTTCATTATAATGATGTTGACAATGAGGTTTTGTTAGGCGGCGATTGGGTGTTGGTAAATGGAACAGAGTCACTTGTCAATGTTACAGTTACCGTAACCGACAACCTTGGCAATACGTTATGTCGTGCTTCGGGTGTTAAGATAAATTACCGAAATAGCCACCTTACGACAGTGTATGGCAATTTTCTTACGGCTGGCATCAACAAGGGCGGCATCGACATAAATACCGAATGGAGCGGAATATACAATGTGTGGTTTTAA
- a CDS encoding helix-turn-helix domain-containing protein, whose protein sequence is MPWWEQNIGMGGGALSAKQQTSADSRTESLQSLSDERRDFIQKSLDAWCANLGYKDSTVNMLTLSRTLCISKDELSVFFDQYLKTTFRIWLGDIRFNAAKKMMLEFPDYSNDIISAECGFSARTYLYRIFKSKEGCTPTEWREEQVANAAPDDKKQD, encoded by the coding sequence ATGCCTTGGTGGGAACAAAATATAGGTATGGGGGGGGGGGCACTTTCTGCTAAACAGCAGACCTCTGCTGATAGCAGAACAGAATCTTTACAATCACTTTCCGATGAGCGCAGAGATTTCATCCAGAAAAGTCTTGATGCATGGTGTGCGAATTTAGGATATAAGGACAGTACTGTGAATATGCTTACCCTCTCTCGCACACTTTGTATCTCCAAGGATGAGTTATCTGTATTCTTCGACCAGTATCTGAAAACTACATTCAGAATATGGCTTGGTGATATACGTTTCAATGCGGCAAAGAAGATGATGTTGGAATTTCCAGACTATAGTAATGACATTATTTCTGCCGAGTGTGGCTTCTCTGCCCGTACCTATCTGTACCGGATATTCAAGTCAAAGGAAGGTTGTACGCCTACCGAATGGCGAGAAGAACAAGTTGCAAATGCAGCACCAGATGATAAAAAACAGGATTAA